In Plutella xylostella chromosome 8, ilPluXylo3.1, whole genome shotgun sequence, the genomic stretch ggtttttttttttgtatgttcaccgattactccgccgtttatgaaccgattttgaaaattctttttttgttgtattgggttgagcttccaggtggtccgatttttttcagaattttatctcacccctatgggtaaaaacagggtatgaatttccattttggacacatattaacggattctaatgaaattaagaacgtaaatatagttcttaaaacaaaaaaatatgatggtgaccttgagctgatctgatgatggaaacggaaggcagtcaagggaacttctcaacggtatatagcaactacctcgtgtttaggcttgaatgattcgtattgattagtaggactttttggtatcatttgcattttacttttgatttaaaattattgcaaataatctaaaaactataaaataaaataataattaaaaagaagaagtcggtttttaatttttttaaattattattattatcccaccatcgtctttgctttcttcttattttccttttttctttctcttgctttaatttatataataaaaaaatatgtcaacccgaaagtaatagctcgtcgtccgccgtgtttgccggttcggaatgttatgagcgttcgccgagcatgtggatggctttttgtgttcggtgattgtggttggtgtttgggactttgtttgctgtttgcggtgtttgtgacaaacagcaagcgtGAAATGGGgcttttgaataaataaacttatagaTGAAGAATACCGATGCTAGTTCAAGTAAAGGACCTCTTACTAGTACAGATGAACCTGCTACCACTAAAGATGATAAAGAAACAGATTCAGAAATGGAGGAAGTGTTTAAACGAATGGAGGAACACGGCAACAACACAGTAGAAAATCTTATCTTATATAGGAAGGTTTTTTAGATAGTATACATTCTTTTATAAGGTTTTTGTATTTCCAAGGTGTTTCCTTGTAATCATGGGTGGAgcttactaaaataaaaccaaCCCTTCCAAATGTTATTAAAACCACACATTTAATTAACCACACACCAAGTTACAACAACAAAACCGTCCACTCTCATCACTTCTTCTTCATATGCTCTTCAAACGCCTGCCAGCCGGCTTTCAGCGCGCCCGCGAACTGTGACTCCGCCATCTGCTTCTGGTACTGCTGCGCCGTCTGCCGGTTCCTCTCAGCAGCCTCCTGCACGGCCGAGCTGAACCGCTCCCATGTCACCTTCTGGtctttttcagctgtgtaagGAAGGTTTTTTTAGAAAGGTAGATTATGGCACACATGAGTGATAAAGGGAGGGTGTTCTGTGTATTCTTGcatgtgtaaaaaaaaaaaaaaaaaaaaacaactgtcACTTTTTAGGATTCAATAACAATATACAACTTGCATGTGGCTTCgcattttcaatattttttccctGCTTTCCTGTGTAGGAGTAATCaaacaaaacttaatttcaaacataatatattgcaCCCATCatatggtccttcgagccggatatcAGCGGCCCGCCGGCCGAGTGAAAAAAGTTCACGTGAAAACATAACCTTCAACAACCAACAAAACAAGTGAAAAAACTATTTGGACTCAAGTAAAGTGCTAAATAAATGAACATTCACGTAAAAATCAACCTTATTCTGCAAGTGTGTTATGAAATAAACTGTGTTGAACTTATTCGTGTGATAAATAACACTCGGAAACATGTCGGACATTGACTCGTTACTTGGATCGTTAGAAGATACAGCCCTGTTACTAAGAAAAGCGCAAATTAACCTTAAAAAGTGTCCTAAGCAACGGTTAACTCAAGGCTACTTAGAAGCACGATATGCAATCCTGGGCGAGTACTGGAGTACCTTCAAGAGTACGCACGACAAGCTCGTAAAAGTTACACCGCGAGACAAACGAGGTGCTATGCCATACTTCGTGAACGAGGACTTTTACACCACCGAGGACTTATACCTATGTTTACAAGCGGACATAAAGGATATGTTATTGCAATTACGATCGGATAAAAACAGAGATTCTGATGTGAATAAAAGTAAGGAAACCTGTACAGATTGGCAAGTGAAGTTACCTAGTATACAATTGCCGACTTTTAGTGGCAAGTATGAGGAGTGGCCGACGTACCatgatttgtttacaacaTTGGTGCACAATAACACGTCGATCAGTCAGGTACAGAAGTTACACTACTTAAAAACAAGTGTATCTCACGAAGctgaagttctcttacgacacATACAAGTAACTGAAAGTAATTATACACAAGCTTGGGATATTTTGAAAAACCGCTATGGCAACAAGCGTCTTATTGTTTCCTCACTACTGAAGAGACTATTCAATCAACGGAAAATTAGTGTACAATCAGCTGGTTCAATTAAAATACTACTAGATACAACCACTGAATGCATTAACAACCTGAAAAATCAGAAGGTCAGCACCGATTCCTGGGATCCAGTAATTATATTTCTGATTGTACAGAAATTGGACTCGGAGTCGCACAAAGAGTGGGAGCAATATGCGTACAAAGAAGACCCCGAAGCATTGCCATCGTGGAGCGACATGAAGAAATTCTTAGAATCAAAGTTCCGCACTCTTGAGCTTGTCACACCGTCTTCATCCGCACCTGCTACAGAGAAACGTACTGCTACAGTCATACGTGAACGAACGTACCATGTCTCGACAACTGAAAAGAAATGCATTATGTGCAAAGATAATCACACACTGTGCCACTGCAAGGAATTTACGAAGATGGATCCTGAAGCCAGAAGTACCTATGTTAAGGACAATCGACTTTGTTTCAACTGCTTAGTACCAGGACACTCATCAATGAAATGTAAGCTACCAATGTCCTGCCGCATATGCAACCGACGCCATCATTCTCTGCTACATGAGAATAGGAGCAATGAACCAGTGTCTTCATCGAGCAAATCAACAACACTGGCTTCACAACATGTAGTAGAAGAGAAAGAAGAAGACGAAGTACAAGTTAACTCAATGATGGCATCACATATCAATACTAAGTGGGGAGTAGCACTATTAGCTACAGCCATTGTGGAAGCAACTAATGAACAAGGTCTCACCATTCCACTCCGTGCGCTAATAGACCAAGGATCAGAAGCATCATTCATCAGTGAGAACGCAGCTCAACTGCTGAAACTTAAAAGACAGCCCATGAAGGGGAATGTGCTTGGAGTGGGATCAACAAAAACAAGCATAAACCAGTTGGTGCAGCTAAGAATAGGTTCACGTTTGGAAACAGAAACATGTTTATCAATACAAGCATATGTCATTAAGAAAAATATCACGGCAAAGATACCAAAGAAGAAAATTCAAATACAACAATGGCCTCATCTCGAGGGGCTCGAACTGGCTGACCCATCCTACTGCATGCCTGGAGATATAGATCTACTTCTAGGAGTAAGAGAATACGCAACAATACTCAAATCAGAATTTATAAAGGGTCCGCCAGGCACACCTAGTGCTCAGAGAACCAGCCTAGGATGGATATTATTTGGGGAAGTCAATGAGAACCCACAAGAAGACACATTTCTGGTAATGCATCACAAAATTGATATTGATGACATGCTAAAATCAATTTGGGAGATAGAAACGGACAACAAGAGATATTTAACACGAGATGAAAAACGATGTGAAGAAATTTATGAGACCACAACCACAAGAAATGAGGAAGGGAGATACATAGTCAAACTTCCATTCAAAAATGACAGTCCACTAGTATCAGAAGCAAACTCTAAACAAATAGCAACGCAGAGATTCATGCAATTAGAAAGAAAATTTAGAAGAGTATCAGACCTAAAAGAAGAGTATACAAAGGTTATTAATGATTACATTGAACAAGAGCACATGGAAAGAATacctgaaaaagaaaaagataTAGAAAAATCAGTATACTTACCACACCACGCTGTCGTACGCGATGATAAGGAGACGTCTAAAACACGCGTTGTGTTCGATGCAGCCTGTAAGAATTCAAACAATGTCTCTTTAAATGATGAACTTCTGGTTGGTCCCCAGTTGCAAGAGGACTTGAGAAATCTCCTGACAAGATGGCGGATGAAACGTATCTGCTTCATGGCCGATATAAAACAAATGTATCGCCAGATATTAGTCAGCAAAGATGACGCTGACTATCAAAGACTGATCTGGAGACcaaatgaaaataatgaattagAAGAATACAGGTTGCGCAGAGTTACCTTTGGTACATCTCCAGCTCCCTACTTGGCTGTGAGAACACTACATCAAGTAGCAAATGACGAAGGCAAAGAATGCAAACAGGCTACTGagtcaataaaaacaaacttttacaTGGATGATTTCCTTGATGGCGCTGATTCTGTAAATGATGCTGTCAAACTTGCCCAAGAAGTCACTGAAATACTGAAAAAGGGTGGTTTTCTTCTCACAAAATGGTCGTCAAATGAcatagaatttatttatttttagatccTAGGAAACCCTACCCTGCCAATCAACGAGGATCTTGAGCCCTTAAAAAAGACACGGCTTAAGTCACGTGACCCTCCTGCCAAGAGCTTCCACACATACAACCCTTCGTGGAAAGCTGGCGATGCGTGGAGAAGTGAATGGAGCGAAAACCCACCATCTCGCAAACTATTTGTACCAAGCACAACAAAACGCCCAGCTGGCTTCTGTGAACCGCGGAGTGTCTGGTGCCGACTTAACCGCCTGCGAACAGGAGTAGGCAACTGTGCATACCTGTGGCATAAGTGGGGGTGGAGCGATTCAGCAGCTTGCGAATGCGGACACCCACAGCAGACCATAGACCACATTGTCTTCGAGTGTCCTATCACAAAATATGCCGGATCTGCCGATGACTTCACCAACCTCACCAGCAGCGCTActgcatatttaaataattgtagTTTTTAGTGACCTgtataaattcttattttaatattgttttgtgtagCCAGTGGAGCcatacgataaataaataaataaatagaatttaTGAAATCAATAGATGAAGACCAAAGATCGGTAAATGCACAAGTAAACTTGAATCTTGATGGAACAGTTAAAGCATTGGGTATTGTGTGGAATTTGAGCCAAGATACATTCCAGTACAACCTGCGTCCTTCACAACCACTGAGCATCATCACAAAACGTAGCATCCTATCTGATATTCAGAAACTTTTCGATCCGCTTGGTTGGATTGCTCCAAGCACTGTGATGGCCAAACTATTAATACAAAACTTGTGGCTTGAAAAGATTGGATGGGATGACAAAGTAAGTGACGAACTGGAAGAAAGATGGAAACAGATAAGAAATGACTTTACAAATGTGAATGAGATACAAATGAAAAGATGGCTTGGAGTAACTGAAACTAATAAAAAGAAGATACAGATGCATGGTTTCAGTGATTCTTCAATGAAAGCATATGGAGCGGTGATCTATGTAAGAATTGAAACAGAAGATAATGAAATTGAAACAAGGCTCATCGCTGCCCGAACCAGAGTAGCCCCGCTTAAAACCATATCATTGCCAAGGCTCGAGTTATGTGGTGCCCTACTCTTGTCTAAACTCATGAAGCAATTTGGACAAGCTATGAGAATCCCAACAACAGATATGTATGCTTGGACAGATTCACAAATAGTTATTGCATGGTTGAGTGGTGAACCTAACCGATGGAAGCCTTTCGTTGCCAACCGTGTCGTTGAAATCGtagaaaatctaaacaataatcAATGGTATCATGTACAGTCGAAGGAAAATCCCGCTGACTTGACCTCACGAGGAATGTTGCTTTCTGAACTTAAGCAATGTGACCTGTGGTGGAAAGGGCCAAAATGGTTAACTGAAACAGAAATAGAGATGAGTAAACCAGAGATTACAAAGACAGAACTAGAGaaacgaaaaacaaaagaagtgTGCACGTTAACAAAGGAAGAAGACCTAGAAAGCAAGAAAGAGAAAGTATACACAAATTTGAATGTAACAACTGAGAAGAGTAATATAGAAGAAAAACCATTAACGGAACAATTTGAACAATTCGAAAATTTGAAACAGCTTATTAGATCAATATCACTATGCAGAAGATTCCTAAACTACAAGAAAGTAAAGGACACAGAATTACCATTTACAACTGAAGAATTAGAGAACACTTTACGAACATGTATTAAACTATCACAAACAGAAGAGTTTGGAGAAGAAATTGATAAATTGAAAATGAAGAAACAAGTAAAGAATACGAGTAAATTGAAATCATTAAATCCGTATTTGGACGAGCACCAGATCCTCAGGGTGGGCGGTAGATTACAGCACGCAAATATAAGCTATGAAAGCAAACACCCAATCATTCTTGGTAACAAAAATTGCCTGACAAATCTGATAGTTGCTGATGCTCATTTGAAAACACTGCATGGAGGCGTACAGCTTACAATGTCCTACCTAAGGTCCAAATATTGGATAGTAAGAGCCAAAGGATTGGTGAAATCACATATCCACAAATGCCTGACTTGTGCCAAACACAGCGCTATTGCAAAGAAGCAGATTATGGGAGAATTGCCCAAAGTGCGCGTAACACCAGCACGAGCATTCATACGAAGCGGCGTTGATTTTGCCGGGCCTTTTCATGTACTTTTCTCTAAAGCACGAGGAGCTAAGACAAACAAAGCCTACATTGcgatatttatatgtatggcTACCAAAGCTATTCACTTGGAGTTAGTTGGAGATATGACTTCACAATCATTTATTGGTGCCTTCAAAAGATTTGTGGCGAGGCGCGGTATATGTTCAGATTTATGGAGTGATCAGGGCAGAAATTTTGTCGGCGCCAATAAAGAGTTGCAAGAGGCATGGCAAGAAGCCAAACTAGAATTTACTGGAGAAATTGAGGATTCCTTGGCATCTGATGGTACCCAATGGCATTTTATTCCAGCATATAGCCCAAATATGGGAGGTCTATGGGAGGCCGGGGTGAAATCCATTAAGCACCACCTAAAAAGAATACTTACCACCAACCTGACCTTTGAAGAAATGACGACCGTTCTCTGCGAAATCGAAGCATGCCTTAACTCACGGCCGCTATGCCCGATTGATGAGGCCGATACTGATAATATGGACATCCTGACACCTGGTCATTTCCTCATAGGAGAAGCACCGAGAGCAATCCCTACGCCGAATTTGAATAACACGAAGATAAGTACACTGTCAAGATGGCAGCATACCCAAAAACTGGTTCAAGATTTTTGGAAGAGATGGGTTCAAGAATATCTGACTAGACTCCAACAAAGACCTAAGTGGATGAACAAACAAGATGAATTTAAGACAGGCCAGATAGTCTTGAtaaaaaatgataatttacCCCCTGGTAAATGGGCTCTGGGACGCATTACAGACAAACACCCAGGGCCAGATGGTTATACCAGAGTGTATAGTGTCAAAAGTGGTGACAGTGTAATTAAAAGATCAGTGACAAAATTGTGCTATTTGCCTATTGACAGTGATactaattaattttgaaaattatttgatttctttGTCATACCTaggttaaatttataattatctaaagcattatttaaattgaattgtcataaagttaatatttttagtataAACCAAGACTGTAACTTTTTCTATCTTGGTACCTATTTAGATTTCATTAAAGTTTGTAAAAGGACACATAGTCCTTTTGGTGGGCGGTATGTTCTGTGTATTCTTGcatgtgtaaaaaaaaaaaaaaaaacaactgtcACTTTTTAGGATTCAATAACAATATACAACTTGCATGTGGCTTCgcattttcaatattttttccctGCTTTCCTGTGTAGGAGTAATCaaacaaaacttaatttcaaacataatatattgcaCCCATCAGAGGGGttactgttattattatttagatttttcTTGAGAGTTGTGTCATTATAGCTGGCGAAGAACTGAATATAACGAACAGGCATACATAGCGTGGGACCCTGTTGCACGCTGGACGAATAACCTTAGACAGACGGTAGTGGTTAGTGAGGATGACCGAGGAAAAAGTGTTGTGGTGCTATGTCCAAAAGTGTGATTTTTATAGCCGAAGGTGATGATAGGTTCAGGCatgacatcatcatcatcatcatcatcagcctatagcagtccacccactgctggacgtaggcctctcacaaggcacgccactggatgcgatccaTATGTAGCTTTcagcatccaatcataaccagccaactttcgcaagtcgtctcCCCATCTAGGCATATCATACCTTTCATAATTTTCCGAGCAGCATCCTCGGAAGCCTTGTCGGTCACTACCTTGGCTTCCTTCATCCACAGGATCAAGTTGTCTCCGGTGTTCTTTCCCTTCTCCTCGAGCTTTTTGAACCATTCTTCCATTTTTTCTGATCCTCTTTGAAATTTGGATCTACGGTATGTTCTAAAAAAgcttttcatttatttttgattttatttatagaatgatgtttacattttttggttattattatttcattaccACAGAACAACGCCTTAAACCAAAGGTGgtattgtataatattattattactctaTGAACTACAAAGCAGATTAATGATGTACTTTACTTGATATCGTTGCTTAGATAGTtggtcaataaaaaataactatcataacatttgtatgaataaaaaagattATAACCTCAACCACGTTGCttcaaagaataaataaacttatatcTAGATGGAGAATACCGATGCTAGTTCAAGTAAAGAACCTCTTACTAGTACAGATGAACCTGCTACCAGTAAAGATGATAAAGAAAGAGATACAGAAATGGAGGAAGTGTTTAAACGAATGGAGGAACACGGCAACAACACAGTAGATAATCTTATCAAATGGATGATAGAGGCGAAGATCGTGATGGACAAAGCAGGAGAGGAAGCTGCTAGGGTTCTATTTGAAGGttaaaaactattattataaagtgaatgataataataattgataaccaatcttataataaataaagagcCTATACCGCTGTTCTCCCTAACTTCAGAATTCAACCAGACACGATAGCGGTACTGGCCAATGCTGTGGTTGTACTATCGTGAAGCCTATTTCCGCCAGTAGAGGGCCATTTTCTGACGACGATTATGATGTAAAAAGTAGGAAGTGAGTATATTTAACCTTTAACCCTACAGGTGCAGAGAAAGGCAAGGTGAAGGCAGAAGAGTTCAACGAGGTATTGGAACGAACGGCGGAGCAGCAGAGCCGCGACATGGATGAGTTCATGCAGCAGCTCAAGACAGGTGGCAAGAAGTTTCTGGAAGCCCTGAAGGCGGGAGCGAAGGCCTTCGAAGAACACATGGAGAAACATAAGAAGGAAAAGGAAAACAATTAGATGCtaataaaatttgattttgtGATGAGATATTGTTGTTTGATTGTATGTGCTGGGATGTTGAGGGTTGAAAGGAGAGGACTTTAGGAGCTTCGAATCAAAGTTTATCAATGAAATAATTTCAATAGGAAcgctacatacctacctatcaatCTCCTGATTCGGCCAAGTTACCTATTATACCTACTCGTGCTTGGTGTGCCAAGTCAACAgcatttaagttattattctgaacaaAAAAGAAATAGGATAAGTGTTGACCTCATTTTAAAAAGTGGCCAGCAGAACGAAAGAAAGTGAAGAAGACACATATCACTGTCATTTTTAaactttacattattttttgcaCAAATTTTTCAGCACCATTCGGCACTGACAGGACACCATCAGAAAAATCCTCCGTGAAATATTTAGTGAAAaacatgttattataatgtttcaaTAAATTCTGGTAAAATCATAATCTGAAGAGCAAACAGTGGTCTTCGTGAGTGTAACAAGTCGTCGGTATGGGTGCTAAGAAGAAGGGTGGTAAGAAGGGTGAGGCAGGGGCCCCGGCGGCGGACGCGGGGGGCGCCGCCCCTGGCGGGGGTGCTGACGAGAGCAAGGCCGCGAAGCCTGAGGAGAGCAAGGCAGACGCCGGCAAGAGCGAAGCCGACGTCAAGGATGGGAAAAGCGAAGCTGACGTGGCGAAATAGACTGACAAACTCCTTGCAATAGATGTTTATGTGAATTGagcaattttatattaaaacgaGTTTAAAAAATGTTCGTTTTTTATTGACTATGTGGTACATTGTTGTAATAAGCATGTACTTACTATAA encodes the following:
- the LOC105388805 gene encoding uncharacterized protein LOC105388805 produces the protein MENTDASSSKEPLTSTDEPATSKDDKERDTEMEEVFKRMEEHGNNTVDNLIKWMIEAKIVMDKAGEEAARVLFEGAEKGKVKAEEFNEVLERTAEQQSRDMDEFMQQLKTGGKKFLEALKAGAKAFEEHMEKHKKEKENN
- the LOC105388806 gene encoding uncharacterized protein LOC105388806 isoform X1 — its product is MKSFFRTYRRSKFQRGSEKMEEWFKKLEEKGKNTGDNLILWMKEAKVVTDKASEDAARKIMKAEKDQKVTWERFSSAVQEAAERNRQTAQQYQKQMAESQFAGALKAGWQAFEEHMKKK
- the LOC105388806 gene encoding uncharacterized protein LOC105388806 isoform X3 translates to MKSFFRTYRRSKFQRGSEKMEEWFKKLEEKGKNTGDNLILWMKEAKVVTDKASEDAARKIMKAEKDQKVTWERFSSAVQEAAERNRQTAQQYQKQLAESQFAGALKAGWQAFEEHMKKK